The genomic stretch TGGCGATACGAATTGCCTCGGTAGAAGACAACCAGGCGCAATCTGATTTGATCCGCGAAATCCTGGTTTCGTCGGGGTACGAATGCGAGTGTTTTGCTAACGGGGATGCCTTCGTCAAGGCGCTGCGGGATCGCACATTCGACCTGCTGCTGCTTGATTGGCAGTTGCCGGACATCAGCGGTATCCAGTTGGTGAGCTGGGTGCGGCAGACGGTCGGCCCGGCGCTGCCGGTGCTGTTTCTGACAAACCGCTCGCTTGAAGACGACGTGGTGCGTGGGCTCGCTGCCGGCGCTGACGATTATGTGGTCAAGCCGGTGCGCCGCGCCGAGCTGGTGGCGCGCGTCGGTGCGCTGCTGCGCCGTGCTGCGCCGCGCACCGGTGAATCGCTTGAACGCATTCGCGTCGGTCCGTACGCTGTGGACCCGGTCGGTCGCGTGTTGACACTGAACGGCTCGCAGGTCGAGCTATCGCCGCGCGAGTTTGATCTGGGGCTGTACCTGTTCCGCAATGTCGGCAAGCTGGTGCCGCGCGAGCTGATCGAGCAGGCAGTCTGGGGTCGCAGCATCGGCCCGGATTCGCGCACGCTGGCCACCCATATCTCCAAGCTGCGGCTCAAACTCGATCTCAATCAGAAGAATGGCGTGCGGCTGGTCTCGGTGTATTCGCATGGCTATCGGCTGGAAACCACGCAGGAAGATGGCGAAGCAAGCTGAAGCAAACTGGAATGATTTGATTGGGCGCGCCGCGTTTGTCGGCGCGTTCGTTCTTTTTGGCGGCGTGTGGCAGGCGGCGGTCGCCCAGCCTTCCGGCGCCGATGGCACCGATTTCGTCTACCGCGTGCAGCAGGGCGACACGCTGATCAGCCTCGCAGCGCGTTACATGAACAGCGTCGACGGCTGGCGCCTCCTGCAGCAGCGCAACCATGTCGCTGATCCGTATCGGCTTCAGCCGGGCTCGCTCCTCCGGATTCCGTTCGATCGCATTCCGGTCGTGCCAGCAACGGCGCAGGTCGTGTTTGCACGTGACGCAACCACCGGCGGCAAGCCCCTGCAAGCGGGCATGCAGCTCGCGGAAGAGTCGCAGATCGACACCGGCGACAAAGGCGCCGTAACGCTGGCTTTTAATGACGGCACGCGGGTGACGGTCCCTCCGGGGAGCCATGTGGCGCTGTCAAGGGTCCGGGCGTTTGCGCGCGCCGGGCTGATCGATGTGCGTGTGCACGTCAAGCGGGGCGAAGCCGAATCCAACGTCTCGCCCAAGAAGGGCGGTGTGGGCCGCTACGAAATTTCCACGCCGGCGCTGGTGACCGGTGTGCGCGGTACGCGCTTCCGCGTGCAGACCAGCGAAGCGGGTTCGACGAGCTCTGTGCTGGAAGGTGAGGTCGCCACAAGCGCCGGTCGTCAGAAGCAAGCGGTCAAGGCGGGCTTTGGCGTGGCGGCATCGGCGGGACACCTCAAGCGTGCCGCGCTGCCGGCCCCGCCCAAGCTCGGCGCCATTCCCGAACTTGTGCAGACGCCGTGCCTGCGCGCGACGTGGCAGCCGGTGAAGGGTGCGGTCGGATATCGCGCTGCCGTGGCGCGAGATGCGGCGCTGACCGAACTCAGTGCCTATCAATCAAGCAAGACCCCGGCGGCAACGCTCTGCGGCGATGAGGACGGCGACTACACGCTCGTCGTGCAGAGCGTCGACGCGCTTGGACTGACCAGTGAATCGGCCACGCGGCCATTCACCGTGCGCCTCCACCCCGAAGCGCCATACATGATCCAGCCCGCCAGCGACCGGACCTATCGCAGCGGCGACTTGGCATTCGCGTGGGCGATGGTGTCCGACGCCGGCAGCTATGACATGGAAGTCAGCGATGCCGTGACCTTCGCCTCGCCGGTCATTCAGCAGCATGGCAAGGACGTACGTCTGGTCAGGCCGTTGGCGGCCGGCACATGGTGGTGGCGCGTGCGCTCGGTGGCTGTGGACGGCAAAACCGGCCCGTGGAGCGATGCCCTGCGTTTCCGCGTGCTCGACATTCCTCTCGATGCCGTGCCGACTGCCGCAGTGGACGCCGGAGACGACGGCAAGCTGCATGCCCATTGGTCTGCGCTGTCGCCTGAGCTTGCCGCATCGGGCGCGCGTACGCGGGTGCAACTGGCGGGCGACGCAGCCTTCGCCAAGCCCATCGTCGACATCGTCAGCGAAGGCAACGAAGCCACCATTCCGCGGCCGCCCTCGGGCGTGTACTACATCCGCACCGGCATCGAGTTGGGCGATGCGGCGTCGGTGGTCTACGCCAAGCCGCAGCGCATTGACGTCGGCACCTTCGTCGGCGACTCCATGCGCAGCCCGGTGCAGAGCGGCGACGGCAATCTCCTTCTCAATGACTGAATCCGGACCCGCCAAATCAGCCGTGCGCAGCCTCGGGCTGCGGGCGCTGGTGGAGTGGGGTGTCCTGGTGGCGCTGGCTGCGCTGCTGACGTTGGGCGCGGTGCGCTGGAGCGTGGTCGCGCGACTCGATGCAGCGCTGTACGACACGGTTGTCACGCTGCACGGACATGCACTGCGCGACGACATCGTGGTCGTTGCCATTGATGACCAGAGCCTGGATGCGGTGGGACGCTGGCCCTGGCCGCGTAGTCGCTTGGCCGATCTGATTGCGCGGGTGGGGCAGGCGCAACCGCGTGCCATCGGCGTCGATATTCTGCTGATCGAACCCGATCTTGCGCACCCTGAAGGCGACCGCGCATTGATCGAGGCCATCCGGCAAGCCGGACACGTCATCCTGCCCGCGCTACCCGAGCGCACGGAACAGGGGCGCGTGTACCACTATCCGTTCCTTGGTATCAACGCTGCCGTCGCACATATCAATGCGGCGCCCGACCCAGACAGCGTGGTGCGCGGTATGTATCTGACGGAAGGGCCGAGCGCCCATATGCTGGACCACCTGGCCGTGCAGCTTGCGCGGCAGGCGCAGCGCTCGCCCGTCTCCATGCCGGTGCTGTCCGATGTGGAGAGCGATGCGACCGGCTGGACGCGGCGTGGGCATATCCGCCTGAACTTTGCCGGACAGGCGGGAACGTATCGGCACGTGCCTGCCCTGGACGTGCTCAACGGCCACGTGGCGCCCGATGCGCTGGCCGGCAAGCTGGTGCTGATCGGCGCCACGGCATCGGGGGTGTCCGATATTTTTGCGACGCCACCGTCGCGCACGATGAGCGGCGTGGAAGTGCTTGCCAATGCCACCCAGACCGTGCTCGAGGGCAGCGCCATCCTGCCGGTGTCGCCCAGCGTGTTTTGGGGGATGACTCTGCTTCCCTTGCTGATGACCGCATTTGCGGTGCGTTGGCTTACCCCGCGCATGGCGCTTGCCGTGGCGCTGGCGGGTGCTGCCGTACTCCTGTCGAGCGCGATCGGCGCGCTGGTGTTCGACAATCGCTGGTTGCCGCCGTTCGCCGCGCTGGTTGGCCCGCTGGTGTTGTACCCGCTGTGGAGCTGGCGCCAGCAGGAAGCCGCGCTGCGGTTTCTGCGCGACGAGATGCAGCGTCTGGCGCGTGAGCCCGGCCTCTTGGCTGAGACCGCGCCGCTGGCACGCCCCGGCCGCACGTTGGGCGCGCACATGGATGCCGTGGCCTCGCTTACGGATAAGTTGCGGGCGCTGCGTCGCTTCCTGGCCGATGCGCTCGAGAGCCTGCCCGATGCCACCGTCATCTGCACGCACGATGGCGCGATCCGCCTCGCCAACGGCCGCAGCGCCGACCTGGCCCGCCAGCAGCAGACGCCAGGTCAGAACCGCGCGGCTGCGTTGCGCGACCTGCCGACGCTGCTGGCGCGCGCGTTTCCCGACCCTTCCGCTGGTGTGCACTACTGGGCGCGCTGGCTGGCCGATCCCACCGGACTCGAACCTGTCGAGCTGCAGACGCACGATGGCCGGTCGATGTTGATGCACGCCGCCGCGTTGCGTGACCAAGCCGGCCGCCCCGTCGACATCATCGTCAGTTTTGCCGACATCACCCCGGTGCGACAGGCCGAGCGCCATCGCGAAGAAGCGCTGCGCTTCATCTCGCACGACATGCGTTCACCGCAGAGCGCGATCCTCGCCCTGATCGAACTGCAGCGCGATGCCTCGCGCGCGTTGGATCGCGAGGCGCTGCTCTCACGCATCGAGCAACTGTCGTCGCGCACGCTGGAGCTGGCCGACGCCTTCATCGACCTGGCCCGCGCTGAATCGCAAACGCTCAAGCTGGTGGATGTGGATCTGGTGGGCCTTGTGCTCGATGCCGCTGACGAGGTCTGGCCGCTGGCGAATCGTCATCGGGTGGAAGTGCGCGTGGTGGCCGACATCGAAGCGCCTGTCCACGGTGAGCCGCGCTTGCTGGTGCGTGCGTTGGTGAACCTGCTCAACAACGCCATCAAGTTCAGCGCCGCCGGTTCTGTGGTGACGGTGACGGTGGAGCAGGACGACGCAGTGTTCTCGGTGGCCGTGGCGGATCAGGGTGCCGGCATTGCCCTGGCCGATCAGCCGCGGCTGTTCCAGCCGTTCCATCGCTTGCATGAGGAGGCGGCCAATGCGCCCTCCGGCAGCGGGTTGGGCCTCGTGTTCGTGAAGACGGTGGTGGATCGACATGGTGGGCGCATAACTGTGCAGAGCGCGCCGGGGCTGGGGTCCACTTTCACGCTGTGGCTGCCGCGCGGAACGCTTCGTCACGACGCCTGAGGCCAGCGAGGTCTCGTGTGGCCTTCGCCACATTCCCTTTTCAATCATTTGCATTTCGGCACAGCGGCGGCCCTACAGTTCATTGGCCGACCCGCGCAGCATGCACCGGTGACACACCGGTCGAGAGACGGCGGCACCTTGGAACAAACCGAGCACAGACACGCCCGAGGCGCCGCGTATGTTGAGCCAGACTGCAACCGATGTTTTGAGCGAATGCGATTACGAATGCATTCGCGCGCAACTGCATCACGCCCTGCGCGGTCACGGGAACCCGCCGCAGGGGAGTGGCTTCTGGCTGGCTGGTCGGCATGTAGCCGTGTGGTCCGGCGGCGGTGGAGACGATAGCAATGCACGGCACCATCGTCACACCGCCGCTTGACCGCGCCGCACGCAGTCCACTACGACACCGAGCCATGAAAATCGGTCTGATCGACACGCACCTCGCCCGCCAGCAGGCGATCCACTCGGCGCTGCGGCCCACGCGCTTTGAATGTGTGCCGCTGTTTCTTTCTCGCCAGGTTTTTGAAGCCATCGACCTGCACGGCATCAACCTGCTGATGGTCGGGGCACATGCCCATGACATGCCAGGCTTGTCGCTGGTGCGTACGGTTCGCGAACGCGTGGGGCCGGGCATGGCAATTGTCTACCTCGCCGACGGGCAGGCCGACACCGAAACCGCCGATGCGCTCAACCACGGCGCAGACCTCTGCTTTCAAGGTGATATCCGGCCGCCGGAATTGCTGGCGCGGCTCGATGCGTTGATTCGGCGCTTTGCCGTGAGCCGCGCCGTGCGGGCGTCGGAGATTCGCCTGGGCCCCTATACGCTGGATCGGCAGAACCGTTCCATCCGCCTGCGTGATACGTCAGTGTCGGTACATGCGCGTGAGTTTGAATTGGCGCTGTTGCTCTTTGCGAATGCTGGGCGCGTTCTTTCACGCTCCGACATTGAACTGGCGCTCTGGGGCCGAGAGCTGAGCCCGTATTCACGCACGCTCGATACGCACGTGTCACGCCTGCGCAAGAAGTTGCTGCTGGGTACGGAGAACGGCCTGCGCCTGCGCGCGATCTATGGACAGGGCTTCTGTCTGGAGCGCGTGATCGACGCCGAAGCAACGCACTGACAGCCTTGACCCGCCGGAGCCGCTGCCATGCAATTGCTCTGTATCACCATCCTCATCGGCTTTCTGGCCGGGCTTGTGGCCCGATGGGTGACGCCGCGCAGCGGTGCAAGCGGCTTCGTCCTCACCATCATGGTCGGCATTGCCGGTGCGCTGGCCGCGGCCTTTTTCGGTCAGTTGCTGCATTGGTATGAGCCAGGCCAACTGGCGGGGTTTGCCGGCACGATCGCAGGCGCCGCCATCCTGCTGGCCGGCTATCACGTGCTGGCGCGCGAACGCTGAGCCGGTCGTCTCAAAGTTAGAGCCCCGCAAGTCGGGGCTTTTTTGTGGGTAAAGCAGTGGAGGGGATTCGACCGCCCACCACCAAAAGAAACGCCCTGACACTCGGGACAGCAGCATCAGGGCCAAGAAGACCGCGGCTCTCTCTTCCGCGGCCGGAGCGCACCCACGAGGGGTCGGTGCAAGCTCAGGTTACGTGGCTGAGAGCGGGCGAATGCAAATCTTTATCAACAGCGCTAAGACCGGAGATTGTGGTCGGTGCCGAACGCCTGATAAGACGTCGTACAACCTGCCGCCGTATTGGCCCGCTCAGCTGCCTGTTGCGGTCGTTTGAGTGCCAGCCGCTTCGTGCGCCCGGCGCAGACGCTCGCGGCTGTTTGACAGGTGCATGCGCATGGCGGCGCGAGCGGCTTCGGGATCTTTCCGCGCAATGGCTTCGAAAACGCTGTGGTGCTCGCGGTTGACCGTGGCGCGCAGTTCGGGCGCGTTTAGGTAGCCGACCTGCGCCAGCCCCATCCGCGTGCGGGGAATGAGCGTCTTGCCGAGCTGGGCGAGGGCGCCCACGAAATGTTCGTTGCCGGTGGCGCGAGCAATGCTCAGATGAAATTGGAGGTCGGAGGTGGCGCTGTCGTTGCCCTCCGCCTGGTCCTGCTCGATAGCTTCGAGCGCCAGACGCAGCGCCTCGATCTCGGCCGCGGAGATGCGCTGTGCGGCCAAGCCTGCGCATTCCGTCTCAATGGCGACGCGCAGTTCCAGCATGCTCAAGATCTCGTGCATCGTCGACGCATCGCCCAGCGGGATGCTGTTGTCGATGCGTGGCGGCAGCACAAAGCTGCCGATGCCGTGACGCGTTTCGATCAGCCCCTTGGCTTGCAAGCGCGAAATCGCCTCGCGTACCACCGTGCGGCTCACGCCCAGCGCTTCCATCAACGCGGATTCCGTGGGGAGCTTGTCCCCAATCCGCAGAGATTCACTGGCAATGCGCCCTTTGACGTGGTCCACCACCACGTCCGCCAAGCTTTGGGTGCGGCGCACGAGCGTTGCGGGCGAGCTGACGGTGGGCATGCGGTCTCCGGAAAGGGGCGGGTTTACCAGGGGTGGTTCGACAAGAATGTGTCAATTATAGTCGCGTCCATGTTGTACGACGACTGATGACACACGTGATGACAATCAATCACCCAGCCTCCGAACGCGCAGTCAATACGCCCCGCGTCACACGCCTCCAGGTCATTCCCGTGGCGGGCCGCGACAGCATGTTGCTGAATCTGAGCGGCGCGCATGGCCCGTTCTTCACCCGCAATATCGTCATCCTGGAGGATTCCGCAGGTCACACTGGCGTGGGTGAGGTGCCCGGCGGCGAGTCCATCCGCAAGACCATTGAGGACGCGACGCCGCTGGTTGTCGGACAACCGATCGGCGCGTACAACAACGTTCTGAACAGCGTGCGCCGTCAATTTGCCGATCGTGATGCCGCTGGCCGGGGGTTGCAGACTTTCGATCTGCGCACCACCGTGCATGCGGTGACAGCGCTGGAAAGCGCGCTGCTGGACTTGCTCGGCCAGCATCTGGGCGTGCCCGTGGCGGCCCTGCTGGGGCAGGGGCAACAGCGCGCCAAGGTGCCGGTGCTCGGCTACCTGTTCTTCGTGGGCGATCGCAAGCGCACCGACCTCGACTACGCAGACGGCAGCGATGCCACGGACGACTGGACCCGCGTGCGTCACGAAGAAGCGCTCACGCCGGAGGCCGTCGTGCGCCTCGCCAAGGCCGCCCATGCGCGCTACGGCTTCAAGGATTTCAAGCTCAAGGGTGGCGTGCTGAGCGGCGATGACGAAATGGTTGTCACGACGGCACTGGCCGAGGCCTTTCCCGAGGCGCGCGTCACGCTGGACCCGAACGGGGCGTGGTCACTGGCCGAGGCCATTCGGCTCTGCCGCGACAAGCGCGACGTGCTCGCCTACGCCGAAGACCCTTGCGGTGCAGAAGGCGGTTACTCGGGCCGTGAGGTGATGGCCGAATTCCGCCGCGCCACCGGCCTGCCGACGGCCACCAACATGATCGCCACCGACTGGCGCCAGATGGGACACGCTATCCAGTTGCACTCGGTCGATATTCCGCTGGCCGATCCGCACTTCTGGACGATGCAAGGCTCGGTGCGCGTGGCGCAGATGTGCGACGACTGGGGCCTGACCTGGGGTTCGCACTCCAACAACCACTTCGACATTTCGCTGGCGATGTTCACGCACGTAGCAGCAGCCGCACCGGGCAACATCACCGCCATCGACACGCACTGGATCTGGCAAGACGGCCAGCGCCTGACGCGCGAGCCGTTCCAGATCGTGGGTGGCGAGATCGATGTGCCGGCAGCACCGGGCCTCGGTATCACGCTCGACATGGCGCAACTGGAGAAGGCTCACGCGCTGTACGAGCAGCACGGCCTGGGCGCACGCGACGATGCGATCGCCATGCGCCAACTGATTCCCAACTGGCAGTTCGACAACAAGCGCCCCTGCATGGTGCGTTGACCGCTATGGCGGAAATCGAGGCGGCGCCCGTTGTAGCACGCCGCCTCGTACATCGGTAACCAATAAAAAAATATCGGAGACAACACCGTGAAGACCATCAAGGGCTTGCGCTGGTGGATCATCGTGCTGGTGTGCCTGGGCACGATCGTCAACTATCTGGCGCGTAACTCGCTGGGCGTGCTGGCGCCCACCCTCAAGAGCGAGCTGGGGATGAGCACCCAGCAGTATTCCTACGTGGTCGCGGCCTTTCAGGTCGGCTACACGATCATGCAGCCCGTCTGCGGCTTTATCGTTGATCTGGTCGGTTTGCGTATCGGCTTTGCACTGTTTGGTGTGTTGTGGTCGTTTGCTGGCGTGCTGCATGCGGGCGCCACCGGCTGGCTGTCGTTGGCGGGTTTCCGCGCCTTGATGGGGCTGACCGAAGCCGCGGCCATTCCGTCCGGCATGAAGGCCGTGGCCGAATGGTTTCCGGACAAGGAAAAATCCGTCGCCGTCGGCTGGTTCAATTCGGGCACCTCGCTGGGTGCGATGTTGGCGCCCCCGCTGGTGGTCTTCCTGCATCTGCGTTACGGCTGGCAGTCGGCGTTTGTGGTGACCGGCGCCATCGGCTTCCTGTGGGCCGCGCTGTGGTTTGCCTTCTACCGTTCCCCAAAAGACCATGCCGCGCTGTCCGATGCCGAGCGCGAAAAGATCATCGGCGGGCAGCTCCGCCCGGTGAGCGCAGAGCGCGGCAAGCGCCCGGTCAAGGACGTC from Ralstonia pickettii encodes the following:
- a CDS encoding response regulator transcription factor; translation: MKIGLIDTHLARQQAIHSALRPTRFECVPLFLSRQVFEAIDLHGINLLMVGAHAHDMPGLSLVRTVRERVGPGMAIVYLADGQADTETADALNHGADLCFQGDIRPPELLARLDALIRRFAVSRAVRASEIRLGPYTLDRQNRSIRLRDTSVSVHAREFELALLLFANAGRVLSRSDIELALWGRELSPYSRTLDTHVSRLRKKLLLGTENGLRLRAIYGQGFCLERVIDAEATH
- a CDS encoding MFS transporter, with product MKTIKGLRWWIIVLVCLGTIVNYLARNSLGVLAPTLKSELGMSTQQYSYVVAAFQVGYTIMQPVCGFIVDLVGLRIGFALFGVLWSFAGVLHAGATGWLSLAGFRALMGLTEAAAIPSGMKAVAEWFPDKEKSVAVGWFNSGTSLGAMLAPPLVVFLHLRYGWQSAFVVTGAIGFLWAALWFAFYRSPKDHAALSDAEREKIIGGQLRPVSAERGKRPVKDVVTSRRFWAIALARFFAEPAWQTFSFWIPLYFVNERHLDLKAIAMFAWLPFLAADLGGLAGGYLSPFLIKRFRIPLVWSRVCGVVLGAFMMIGPACVGLVASPYTAIALFCVGGFAHQMISGLVNTLSADVFDPEEVGTASGFAGMAAWIGGLGFSLLVGALADKVGYGPLFGMLGAFDLIGAVLLIVLIRGQSQEERAARQMSLSASN
- the gudD gene encoding glucarate dehydratase; this translates as MTHVMTINHPASERAVNTPRVTRLQVIPVAGRDSMLLNLSGAHGPFFTRNIVILEDSAGHTGVGEVPGGESIRKTIEDATPLVVGQPIGAYNNVLNSVRRQFADRDAAGRGLQTFDLRTTVHAVTALESALLDLLGQHLGVPVAALLGQGQQRAKVPVLGYLFFVGDRKRTDLDYADGSDATDDWTRVRHEEALTPEAVVRLAKAAHARYGFKDFKLKGGVLSGDDEMVVTTALAEAFPEARVTLDPNGAWSLAEAIRLCRDKRDVLAYAEDPCGAEGGYSGREVMAEFRRATGLPTATNMIATDWRQMGHAIQLHSVDIPLADPHFWTMQGSVRVAQMCDDWGLTWGSHSNNHFDISLAMFTHVAAAAPGNITAIDTHWIWQDGQRLTREPFQIVGGEIDVPAAPGLGITLDMAQLEKAHALYEQHGLGARDDAIAMRQLIPNWQFDNKRPCMVR
- a CDS encoding FadR/GntR family transcriptional regulator — its product is MPTVSSPATLVRRTQSLADVVVDHVKGRIASESLRIGDKLPTESALMEALGVSRTVVREAISRLQAKGLIETRHGIGSFVLPPRIDNSIPLGDASTMHEILSMLELRVAIETECAGLAAQRISAAEIEALRLALEAIEQDQAEGNDSATSDLQFHLSIARATGNEHFVGALAQLGKTLIPRTRMGLAQVGYLNAPELRATVNREHHSVFEAIARKDPEAARAAMRMHLSNSRERLRRAHEAAGTQTTATGS
- a CDS encoding FecR domain-containing protein, which encodes MAKQAEANWNDLIGRAAFVGAFVLFGGVWQAAVAQPSGADGTDFVYRVQQGDTLISLAARYMNSVDGWRLLQQRNHVADPYRLQPGSLLRIPFDRIPVVPATAQVVFARDATTGGKPLQAGMQLAEESQIDTGDKGAVTLAFNDGTRVTVPPGSHVALSRVRAFARAGLIDVRVHVKRGEAESNVSPKKGGVGRYEISTPALVTGVRGTRFRVQTSEAGSTSSVLEGEVATSAGRQKQAVKAGFGVAASAGHLKRAALPAPPKLGAIPELVQTPCLRATWQPVKGAVGYRAAVARDAALTELSAYQSSKTPAATLCGDEDGDYTLVVQSVDALGLTSESATRPFTVRLHPEAPYMIQPASDRTYRSGDLAFAWAMVSDAGSYDMEVSDAVTFASPVIQQHGKDVRLVRPLAAGTWWWRVRSVAVDGKTGPWSDALRFRVLDIPLDAVPTAAVDAGDDGKLHAHWSALSPELAASGARTRVQLAGDAAFAKPIVDIVSEGNEATIPRPPSGVYYIRTGIELGDAASVVYAKPQRIDVGTFVGDSMRSPVQSGDGNLLLND
- a CDS encoding CHASE2 domain-containing protein translates to MTESGPAKSAVRSLGLRALVEWGVLVALAALLTLGAVRWSVVARLDAALYDTVVTLHGHALRDDIVVVAIDDQSLDAVGRWPWPRSRLADLIARVGQAQPRAIGVDILLIEPDLAHPEGDRALIEAIRQAGHVILPALPERTEQGRVYHYPFLGINAAVAHINAAPDPDSVVRGMYLTEGPSAHMLDHLAVQLARQAQRSPVSMPVLSDVESDATGWTRRGHIRLNFAGQAGTYRHVPALDVLNGHVAPDALAGKLVLIGATASGVSDIFATPPSRTMSGVEVLANATQTVLEGSAILPVSPSVFWGMTLLPLLMTAFAVRWLTPRMALAVALAGAAVLLSSAIGALVFDNRWLPPFAALVGPLVLYPLWSWRQQEAALRFLRDEMQRLAREPGLLAETAPLARPGRTLGAHMDAVASLTDKLRALRRFLADALESLPDATVICTHDGAIRLANGRSADLARQQQTPGQNRAAALRDLPTLLARAFPDPSAGVHYWARWLADPTGLEPVELQTHDGRSMLMHAAALRDQAGRPVDIIVSFADITPVRQAERHREEALRFISHDMRSPQSAILALIELQRDASRALDREALLSRIEQLSSRTLELADAFIDLARAESQTLKLVDVDLVGLVLDAADEVWPLANRHRVEVRVVADIEAPVHGEPRLLVRALVNLLNNAIKFSAAGSVVTVTVEQDDAVFSVAVADQGAGIALADQPRLFQPFHRLHEEAANAPSGSGLGLVFVKTVVDRHGGRITVQSAPGLGSTFTLWLPRGTLRHDA
- a CDS encoding GlsB/YeaQ/YmgE family stress response membrane protein, translated to MQLLCITILIGFLAGLVARWVTPRSGASGFVLTIMVGIAGALAAAFFGQLLHWYEPGQLAGFAGTIAGAAILLAGYHVLARER
- a CDS encoding response regulator transcription factor, giving the protein MAIRIASVEDNQAQSDLIREILVSSGYECECFANGDAFVKALRDRTFDLLLLDWQLPDISGIQLVSWVRQTVGPALPVLFLTNRSLEDDVVRGLAAGADDYVVKPVRRAELVARVGALLRRAAPRTGESLERIRVGPYAVDPVGRVLTLNGSQVELSPREFDLGLYLFRNVGKLVPRELIEQAVWGRSIGPDSRTLATHISKLRLKLDLNQKNGVRLVSVYSHGYRLETTQEDGEAS